From Vreelandella neptunia, the proteins below share one genomic window:
- a CDS encoding IS3 family transposase (programmed frameshift) has product MNSPKRYSPEVRERAVRLVLEQQGEYPSKWAAICSIASKFGCTPETLRAWCKRTELTQENSSVNLSEHERLKQLERENTELKRANEILRKAAAFFGPGGARPQTQLMVSFIDEHRAQFGVESICSQLPIAPSTYYHHKALEADPERRADRYRQDAFLTAEIQRVWEENFCVYGARKVWRQLRREGVNVARCTVERLMRRLGIRGVVRGQRPFTTLSDPGQKRAPDLVKRDFTAMRPNQLWVADFTYVATWSGFVYVAFVIDVYARCIVGWRVATSMRTALVLDALEQALWARKHRQGLIHHSDRGSQYLSIRYTERMADEGINASVGTTGDSYDNALAETIIGLFKTEVIHHRGPWRGLDAVEYATLEWVDWFNNRRLLEPIGNVPPAERERTYYRQLEESGEAA; this is encoded by the exons ATGAACTCACCAAAACGATATTCCCCAGAAGTCCGGGAGCGAGCTGTTCGATTAGTCCTTGAACAGCAAGGCGAATACCCGTCCAAGTGGGCGGCGATCTGCTCCATTGCCAGCAAGTTCGGCTGTACACCAGAGACTTTGAGAGCCTGGTGCAAACGCACAGAACTCACGCAGGAAAACAGCTCGGTTAACCTGTCTGAACATGAACGGCTCAAGCAGCTAGAGCGTGAAAACACCGAATTGAAGCGTGCCAATGAAATTCTCCGTAAGGCGGCTGCTTTTTTCG GCCCAGGCGGAGCTCGACCGCAAACCCAATTGATGGTGTCATTTATCGACGAGCATCGTGCTCAGTTCGGGGTCGAGTCGATTTGTAGTCAACTGCCAATCGCCCCATCGACGTATTACCACCACAAGGCACTTGAAGCTGATCCTGAACGGCGGGCAGACCGGTATCGGCAGGATGCGTTTCTTACCGCTGAGATTCAGCGCGTGTGGGAAGAAAACTTCTGCGTCTACGGTGCCCGTAAGGTCTGGCGGCAACTCCGCCGTGAAGGCGTTAATGTTGCTCGTTGCACTGTAGAACGGCTCATGCGCCGCCTAGGAATTCGCGGCGTGGTGCGAGGCCAACGCCCCTTCACGACCCTCAGTGATCCCGGCCAGAAACGGGCACCTGATTTAGTGAAACGTGACTTTACGGCTATGCGTCCTAATCAGCTTTGGGTGGCCGATTTTACCTATGTCGCTACCTGGTCTGGCTTCGTTTACGTTGCGTTCGTTATCGATGTTTATGCACGCTGTATCGTGGGTTGGCGTGTAGCGACGTCGATGAGAACGGCACTGGTGCTGGACGCTCTGGAGCAAGCTCTGTGGGCACGAAAACACAGACAAGGGTTGATCCATCATAGTGATAGGGGAAGCCAATATCTCTCGATCCGCTACACCGAGCGTATGGCTGACGAGGGTATCAATGCCTCAGTCGGCACCACCGGCGACTCCTACGACAATGCGCTGGCTGAAACCATCATCGGCTTGTTCAAAACGGAGGTGATCCATCATCGTGGCCCATGGAGGGGACTGGATGCCGTTGAGTATGCCACGCTGGAGTGGGTTGACTGGTTCAACAACCGCCGACTGCTGGAACCCATCGGAAACGTTCCACCAGCAGAACGAGAAAGGACGTATTATCGTCAACTGGAAGAGTCGGGTGAAGCTGCCTGA
- a CDS encoding GreA/GreB family elongation factor, with protein sequence MSNHYYVTHKGLNALCQKQKELSKEIERCTRAMGHSAKLDNDLRENPEFLQLRTKVTYELPNRVAELQNVIRQAKLIEDAEYLLNEDFYEVMPGMEVEMETEDGELRVHTLLGYEEGDPKKGIVSYLSPVGAELLNRTIGDEVELPMRGKLIRYEIINIKRSPYLE encoded by the coding sequence ATGTCTAACCACTATTATGTGACGCATAAGGGACTTAATGCTCTTTGCCAGAAGCAGAAAGAACTTTCCAAAGAAATCGAGAGATGCACCCGTGCAATGGGGCACTCCGCCAAACTGGATAATGATCTTCGGGAGAATCCTGAATTCCTGCAACTTCGCACCAAAGTGACCTACGAATTACCAAACAGGGTTGCCGAACTGCAGAACGTGATCCGACAAGCCAAGCTGATCGAAGACGCTGAGTATCTCTTGAATGAGGACTTCTACGAAGTCATGCCTGGTATGGAAGTCGAGATGGAGACGGAAGATGGCGAACTACGAGTCCATACCCTCCTCGGCTATGAGGAGGGCGACCCTAAGAAAGGTATTGTCTCCTACCTCTCCCCGGTCGGCGCGGAACTACTAAACAGAACCATTGGGGATGAGGTCGAACTTCCCATGCGCGGCAAACTGATCCGTTACGAGATCATAAATATCAAACGATCCCCATATCTGGAGTAG
- a CDS encoding DUF4116 domain-containing protein: MSEKNIEIERKKQEIIESLDWSGKSLKESSNEMWEDNDFVDQVIFKTGQYALKYAPEETVSNVEVLKKAVCRDGRSLKFASENIKGNKEIVLLAVKNDPRVLVYAAEELKSDIDIAKACRGYIEYVDDSLKDDYSFIFYSVSKSQWAFKYSSIRLKDDKEIASLAVSQLGLSLEWVSERLRNDRELVFKAVMNDGCAIKYACEELKNDHSIAMAAVKSNPRAIALISTDFSKDRKFVLEAVRERPQVLEYLDECFKNDKEIVIEAVRNNQNVRKYASISLKKDEDFKIMLRKAVKEAARKGG, encoded by the coding sequence ATGAGCGAAAAAAATATAGAAATTGAAAGAAAGAAACAGGAAATTATTGAAAGCCTTGATTGGAGCGGTAAGTCGTTGAAAGAATCTTCAAATGAGATGTGGGAGGATAACGATTTTGTCGATCAGGTTATTTTTAAAACAGGTCAGTATGCTTTGAAGTATGCGCCAGAAGAAACAGTATCTAATGTTGAGGTCTTGAAAAAAGCAGTATGTAGAGATGGTCGAAGCTTAAAATTTGCATCAGAAAATATTAAGGGGAACAAAGAAATTGTTCTTTTGGCTGTAAAAAATGACCCTAGGGTTTTAGTATATGCGGCGGAAGAATTAAAGTCTGACATTGATATAGCAAAAGCCTGTAGAGGGTACATAGAGTATGTGGATGACTCGTTAAAAGATGATTATTCTTTTATTTTTTATTCTGTTAGTAAAAGCCAATGGGCTTTTAAATATTCATCAATTAGATTGAAGGATGATAAAGAAATTGCTAGCTTAGCTGTAAGCCAGCTTGGCTTGTCTCTGGAGTGGGTATCCGAAAGATTGAGAAATGATAGGGAGTTGGTTTTTAAGGCGGTTATGAATGATGGCTGTGCTATTAAATATGCTTGTGAAGAGCTTAAAAATGATCACAGCATTGCTATGGCAGCAGTGAAAAGTAACCCACGGGCTATTGCGCTTATTTCAACAGATTTTAGCAAAGATCGAAAGTTTGTTCTTGAGGCAGTTAGAGAAAGGCCGCAGGTATTGGAATATTTAGATGAATGTTTTAAAAATGATAAAGAGATTGTTATTGAAGCAGTTAGAAATAACCAGAATGTAAGAAAATATGCATCTATATCTCTCAAAAAAGATGAAGATTTTAAGATTATGTTGAGAAAAGCAGTCAAAGAAGCTGCAAGGAAAGGTGGGTGA